Proteins co-encoded in one Astyanax mexicanus isolate ESR-SI-001 chromosome 1, AstMex3_surface, whole genome shotgun sequence genomic window:
- the LOC125782436 gene encoding N-lysine methyltransferase KMT5A-like, protein MPPRISPLRDAIEHVVSKTDKTSKLEVKYINAVKGRGVFAKSSICKGDFLVEYRGDMINEAESQRRRNIYHPSCTVFMFDFKWKGKLWCIDASREDGSFGRLVNDDHRHPNCKMKKIDVDGKPHLCLFALNDIKEGEEIVYDYGGDDYPWRTQTTSATSHAVVCDSDLPQPSQAQTSDSPGPDYSPEQVSSFSSL, encoded by the exons ATGCCACCACGGATCAGTCCTCTTAGGGATGCCATAGAACATGTGGTttcaaaaacagacaaaacaagcaAGTTGGAGGTGAAGTACATTAATGCAGTAAAAG GACGTGGAGTATTTGCAAAGAGTTCTATTTGCAAAGGAGATTTTCTTGTTGAATATCGAGGAGATATGATAAATGAAGCAGAATCCCAGAGAAGAAGAAACATTTACCACCCATcatgtactgtatttatgtttgacTTCAAGTGGAAAGGGAAACTATGGTG TATTGATGCCTCAAGAGAAGATGGATCATTTGGGCGGCTCGTTAACGATGACCACAGACACCCaaactgtaaaatgaaaaaaattgatgTGGATGGAAAACCACACCTTTGTTTGTTTGCCCTGAATGACattaaagaaggagaagaaattgtCTATGACTATGGGGGTGATGACTACCCATGGAGAACACAA acgaccagtgctacttcccatgctgtggtgtgtgattctgatcttcctcaaccatctcaggctcagactagtgactctcctggtccagactattctcctgaacaggtaagttcattttcttcactttag